One Aegilops tauschii subsp. strangulata cultivar AL8/78 chromosome 2, Aet v6.0, whole genome shotgun sequence genomic window, CTAAATTGGGCAATTTCATAGATTTGCAAAGGTTTTAAAATTGTGCCAAGTGATGGCAACACTAGATGTTGGACTGCTGTAACAACAAGGATGCTACAAGAGGTCTTTGTAAAAAAAAAAGGATGCTACAAGAGGTGCTTAAGGAGACACACACACCTTTGTCGAAGAGGATAAAAGCGGGAGAGAGGACTAATCCTTACCGTTATATAAGTGGATCAATATAAATGGAAGCTACATGTCATCATGTTCAGTACATATTTTGGAATTAAAAAATGTTTGATTAGAATTTTGTTTTTCGGTGACAACGCATGGGCATGTATGTGATGACCTAGAAGTACTATATTTGTGTCTGCAAAATTATGGTTACCCATAAAATTGTTTGCTTATTCATTGCAGCCTGTACACATTTGCTTATTCTATCCTTGCATTTTTATGTTCGCTTATTCTATGCTTGCATTTTGTGTTCTTTTGTGTGTTTTCGAGAATCATAAACATGTCATGTCCTTATCTTCCTCATGTTGAAGTATTCACGCAAAGACTGAACTCCATCTATCTTTTGTTAACAAAAATGTTAAGTGTTTCTAATTTCCCTCCATACAATTTGTGCATCTTTTCAACCTCCGTGGACTGAGCTCATGTAAGCTAGCTTTGTAACATGTGGCTGTAGGTGTAAATTGACCTGAACATAGAATAACATCCTAAATTGTAAAATACTAAAATTCAAGCCGGTTTTATTTCACCATCTTAATTTGTGGTTGAGGTAATCACAATGATAATAAAAATTACTTCACCATTTGAGGTAATCACATCTTATTTCACCATTTTAATTTCACTTTTTTTGAGAAACTTCCAACCTATTCATCTTCAAATGATGGCAGTATAAAAAACACCAACGATAATAAAAAAATTACAACTAGGTCCCTGGACCACCTACAACGAGtacaagcactggagcgagccgaaggTGCGCCGtcatcatcgcccctccctcgctgGAGCCGggaaaaccttgttgtagtagacaaccagaaagtcgtcgtgctaaggcccaaTAGGACCATCGCACTAGAGCAGCAACCATTGTCGTTGAAGAAAGTCTTAGATCGGAAGGATCAAACCTGTATACACCAAAAATGAGGGCGAACGAAGACCTGATCCAAACAGATCCATCGACGACCAACACCGACCAAATCCCGCGAGATCCGACAGAGACACGCCTGCACACACTCTCTGACGATGCTAGAAGCATCATTAAGACTGGGACAGAACATGCGAGACATTGTTCCTACTAAGAGACATCGCCGCCACTGCACAGCCCAACCCAGACGTTGAACCTAATAAGAACGATAATGGGGGCCCTTCCGCCGGTGGAGGTCGAGGTCCTCCGCAACTGTATGGCCCGAAGGCCATCAGAGAAATAGTGTCATGGAGAAGGTGAAGTGGGCGTCATCCAATTTTAAAGGAGACGGCTCCAGCGAGAAATGTCCACCTATGAAGAAAACTGAGCAGGAAGAGAAGGGTCCGGAAGGAAAGGGGATGGATGCCTCGTGGGCTAGTTTTTTTTCTATTGGAGATGACATGGCAGATAGTCCGAACAACTATATTTCTTCCTCACATATGGTCTGGTTTTGGAGGAGCCTGGACTGTCCAGAAGGATGAGTTTTGGGGAGCCCGTGGGTGCCCGTTTGATGTTCAAACACGCACGGGCATGTTAGTAGGAAATGAACTTCGATCTGGAAGATAATTTTAATCATTTATTATCTCATTTATATGCATTATAGCCCGTAGCAATGTACGGGCATTTTACTAGTTTGTAGCAGCCGCCCATTACAAAACATTGACACTTTGCACTACATCAAAAAATAAGAGTGACAAAAAACACTAATCCAAAATGCTAAGCGCTTCGCTCACGTCACTAATTAGTCTGGCCCGTCCGTGGGCTAAGTTGGCACAAAAAAAGTGACACGCGGGCAAATTGactttgccttcttcttcctccctctTCCTTTCTTTGTGTCATTACAACAAACAAAATCTGGGCAACTCCTTTCTCTTTTTTAAGATCTCGCCGGAACGAGCTGTTCGTCGCGGCGGGGCCGCGGGCGCCGCGCTCACCACCATCCACAGGGAAGCTCCAACCCTCGGCCGCCCGTAGCTCCCGATTTGCTCCTCTCCGGATGGCTGCTGCTGCCTTCTCCCCGTCCTCCATCTTTCACGGACGAGAAGGCGCACGCGCACACAGAGGTAAACCCAGTAGACTGCCAAGCCATGGCCGATGACGACGACGCACACGCGGCCGCCGTTGAGCTCCAGAGGCAGGTCGATGGCCTCAAGGCGCAGCTCGCGTGCGTGCAGGCGGAGCTCACCGCTGCTCGTGCCCACCACGCGCACCTCGTCATAGCTGCACCATGCGCGCACCTCGTCGTAGGGCTGCCCGTGCTGCAGCTCCTCGTCGACAGCCACCGCGCCGCCGAGCTAGAGCCCGTCGGCGCTGTACAGGAAGCCAGCCGTAATTCTACCAAGGCTGGCTGCTTATTTTGCTCACTTCTTGCTGGTCCTAGTAGCACGTAGGTCACTGAAATTTGGTGATATATTGTACTCCATCATATAATAGCATACCAACGATTGGTGATATATAGTATTCCATCTTCGTCTCACTTTCTTCTCATCTCTGTATGCACACATTAGCCAGAATTTCGTGCTTGTGAATCTTAGATAGTAGATATAGTAGTTATATAAATGCATTCAGATTCACAGTGATAGATTTGCACCGTGGATCAGGCACTAATGCGGGTCATGAACATGGTGGTTCAGCTGTTTGTGGTCTGTGTTAAAGAACAAGTCGTTCAGTTTTTGCTGTTTGAAAAGACGTCGGCAAATCTGTGATGGGGATATATGCTGCAGGGATTGTCAGTTTAGCTAGAGTGAAAATAGAACCAGCATCTATCGAACTAACCCATTATaaatccctcaaaaaaaaaactaaccCATTATCTcttctctactcctaatggacgagTTGGTGAATAGTCTTCGCGGTTTATTTTCGTTGGATTTTTTTTGTCATCCCACCCCCACCCCATCGAACGATACCTCCACCAGTCGATCCCACCCCACCGATTTTTTCCTTTCCCTTGCAAAACTGATGGACATAAAACCAGGGAGAAAAACAACACAAAAAAACCACGCTTTCCTAATCTACCCCTCACCACGCTTTCCTAATGTATCTATCTAATCTAATCAATATATCAATTTATATTCAAAACAGATCTTTCCCTTGCACGCTTTCCTTCATTGTTTGGGTGAGGAGAGGAAAAAAAATCAATCTATCTATATTCAAAACAAATCTTTCCCTGGCGTGTCAATCAATCAATCTAAGCTTATCTTATATGATTACTAAAAATCAATCTATCAATAATTCCAAGTCTGCGGCGGTGATGGCACGTCGCTACGTCGTTCATTTGGTTTCGTTTCGTTCGTTTTGTTCCTTGATCCTTCCTACGATTTTCTTCAAGAACAAACTCCCGAAAAATCAGCCCACCCCACCCGTTCCTTGCGTGATCGATTCCGCCGCTGCCCCAGTCCTACTCTACCTCCCCTCTTCCTGATAGCAGTAGCAATGGGGAGAGTCACGCGAAGCAGCAATGGGACGACAACGGCGGCAAGCAGCAGGAGGCCGGATGACTATATCCCACGGGATCGTTCATCTCTCACCCTTTTTCTTTCTCCATATCGAAATCGAGATATAGAGCGGGTGCCCGGGGGCGACACTGATGGGGCGACGGATGTGTGTGGCGGCATGGTTGGAGCGCGACTGCGCGAGACGGGCGCCGGCATACTGATGGTGGAGGCTGACCGCGTCGCGAGTCGTGACCAAGAGCTGGGGACGCTGCTGGTGTCGTCGGAAACACGATCGGTGGCCTCCTCTAGCAGTGTCAGGTGGCGGATTGGGTCATGGCTGCCGCCTCCTTCCTCTGACCACCAGcaacagcccccccccccccccccccccccgcgcgcacGGCCTCACCTTTGCCATCAAGGAGATGTACTGCGACCCTGCTCGCTCGTTCGCTCCCTCCCTCGATCACATCGATATTCGGTAATCTCACTGACCGACTGAGTGGTCGATTGCAGCTTCAACATCGCCAGCCGCGTCACTGGGTTCGGGAACCCGGACTGGGCCCGGACGCACGCGCTGGCGAGCACCACGGCGGGCACCGTGCTGGCCACGCTCGCCGCCGGCGCCATGGGCGGGGGCAAGAACGTGATGGACGAGATGGCCTACAACATCAACGGCGAGAACGCGCACTACGGCACTCTCTCCAACCCCTAAGTGTGGACGAGAGAAAGAATGAGCAATCCACCTTAGGTGGTGCTGTGATTGATCTCTGCTTATATAGGGCCAGTACAGAGGGAGCGCCGAGCGCTAGCGAGAGCGCGTGGTCGATCGTGGAGATCGTGTACAGGAGCATGCAGGCGCATGCATGACGTGGGCGAGCGGGGGTTCTAATCTATACAACTAACACCCTGCCGAAGTTGAAGCATCCGGGGGCGGATGCATAAACTGGAACGAAAATCTTGGAACGCCGTGGTCGGGAGTCCCTTGGTGAGCACGTCCGTGAACTGCTGCTTGGTCGGCACATGGAGCACGCGAAGCTTGCCGAGCGCAACCTGTTCGCGGACGAAGTGGATATCCAGCTCTATGTGCTTCGTCCTCCGATGGTGAACTGGGTTGGAAGACATGTACACCGCGGAGATGTTGTCGCAGAACACCACGCTCGCTTTTGGCATGGGAATGAAGAGCCCCGCCAGGAGTTGACGAAGCCAGCAGCATTCCGCAACGGCGTTGGCGACAACGCGGTACTCTGCCTCCGCGCTCGAGCGGGACACGATGGCCTGGCGTTTTGATGACCAGGAGATGAGGGAGTCGCCGAGGTACACAGCGTAGCCGGACGTCGAGCGGCGTGTGTCGGGGCAGCCGGCCCAGTCCGCGTCGGAGTAGGCCACAAGGTCGAGTGACGGCGCGCGCTGGAGATGGAGACCATGAGACGTGGTGCCCCGTAGGTAGCGCAGCACCCGTTTGGCGAGGGCAAGGTGCGGTGCTCGCGGATCGTGCATGACCAGACATCATTGTTGCACCGCATAGGCGATGTCAGGGCGCGTCATGCACATGTActcgagggcacccacgatgctgCGGTACTCGGTTGGATCCGGAACAGGTGCGCCGTTGACAACAGAGAGCTTGCCGTGCGTGTCAACAGGCGTGGGCAACGGCTTGCGGGACGTCATGTTGGCGCGCTCGAGCAGCTCCTCAGCGTACTTCTGTTGGGAGAGGAAGAAGCCGTGTTTCGTGCAGGTGACGGCGATCCCGAGGAAGTAGTGGAGGGAGCCGAGGTCCTCCATGGAGAACTCGCCGGAGAGTTGGCGCTGCAGGTGTTGAAGAAGAGCCGTCGACGAGGCCGTGAGGACGATGTTGTCGACGTAGAGGAGGAGGTAGGCGTCACCCGCGCTGCTATGGAGCACGAACAATGAGGGATCTGCGCGTGAGCTGAGGAAGCCGAGCTGGTGCGCGAAGGCTGCGAACCGGGCAAACCACGCGCGCAGTGCCTGTTTGAGGCCGTACAACGACTTGTCGAGGAGGCACACGTGCTCGGGGTGGTGCGCGTCGACGAAACCCGCAGGTTGTTGACAGTAGACGCGCTCGGTGAGACGCCCGTGGAGAAAGGCGTTGTTGACGTCCATTTGATGAACCGATCAGTTGCGCGTGGCAGCAATGGTGAGGACGACGCGGATCGTGGCGGCCTTGACGACGGGAGAGAACGTCTCGTCGAAGTCCACGCCAGGTCGTTGAGAGAACCCGCGCAGTACCCAGCGTGCTTTGTACCGTTCGAGCGACCCGTCCGCCTTGAACTTATGGCGAAAGAGCCATTTGCCGGTGACGACATTGACGCCGGGCGGTCGTGGCACGAGCCGCCAGGTTGCATTCTCCATCAGCGCCCTGTACTCCACCTGCATAGCAGACAGCCAACATGGATCTTGCAAAGCAGAACGCACCGATCGGGGTATGGGTGAGATGGTAGTGTCGGCGACAGTGGCAGTAAGGTTGTCGGCATACTTGGGGTTGGGAAGGAACTTGCCGGCCTGAGCGCGCGTAGTCATGGTGTGGGTTGGGATGGGCGCGACGCGGCGCCGTGGACGCGGTGGCATGGGTAGTGGCAAAGGGGTGCTGCTGGGAGCAGTGGTGGGTGTGCTGCTGGGAGCAGTGGTGGGAGGGGTGGCCGGATCAGCTGTCGGTGTAGGTGCCGTAGGCGAGGAAGGGGCGGACGGAGCTGTGTTAGCGGGAGGGGAGTGATAGACCACCGTGTCCACAGTGTGGTCTGGTGCAGCGGCGGGTCGTGCCCGCGCAGTACGAGCTCGCCGGGGAACGAACGGGAGCGTTAGCTCGTCGTCAAGGGGGGGGGGCGTTGGATCAAGTGGCGACGCACTGGATTGATCGCGAAAGGGAAAGCGACGCTCGTCGAAGACGACATGACGAGAGATGATCACTCGCCCGGTTGCAGGGTTGAGACATCTATATCCCTTGTGATCGGTGGCATAGCCGAGGAGAACGCACGGCGCCGAGCGCGGGGCGAGCTTGTGAGGGGTTGTGGCTGTGAGGTTGGGGGAAGCATAGACACCCGAAAACGCGCATGGCTATGTAGTCGGGGTGAGCACCGTACAGAAGGAAGAACGGTGCCTGGTCGTGGCGAGGTCGGCACGGCCGTCGGTTGAGTAGGAAGGTAGAGGTTTGCAGCGCTTCTGCCCAATAGGAGAACGGCATATGGGCATGGGTTAACAGTGCTCTGGTGATGTCGTTGAGTGTACGGAGCGCGCGCTCGGCGCGCCCGTTCTGTGGAGACGTGTACGGGCACGACATGCGCAGGGCAATGCCGAGCAAGGCGAAAAGGGCACGTGAGGAAGCATTGTCGAATTTTCTACCGTTGTCTGTTTGGACTGTGAGGACAGGAAGATTGAAGTGGTTTTTGACGAATGCGATGAAATTGTGTATGGTAGGAAAAACGCCTGATTTGTGGCGAAGAGGGAACGTCCATGCAAAATGACTATAGTCGTCGAGCAATAATAGATAATATTGACAACCAGAATTGCTAGGTACAGGGGAGGTCCAAACATCACTGTGAACAAGCTGAAACGGAAAGTAAGATGCATGCGATGATGAACTAAAAGGTAGTCTAGTGCTTTTGCCGAGCTGACACGCCTGACACACGCCGGTGGTGCTGGGTTCTGGGGTGATGACGGAGGGGCGTAGGGTCCGGTCGAGGGTGTCGACGGCGGGAAGACCTAGGCGTTGGTGCCAAAGGTCACGCGAGACCGCGGTGAGCGCGTGGTGAGCATGGGTCGGTGGCGTGTACGGTAGGGGGtagagctcgtcgccggcgtcattACAGCGGAGGATCACCTTCCTCGTTCTTCGATCCTTGAAAGAGAAGCCAAgatcatcaaactccacattaACTGGGTTATCACGGGCGAGAGCTTTGGCAGTTCATCATCTAAACATACtcaagttcatcatcatcattTAAACATACTCAAGTTTATCATCTAAAGATCATCACCGGTGAAAGTTCATGAACATAAATAGTGCAAGACATGGAACATCATTTGAAAGCAGAAACTAACAAGTAGGATCATGAAAGGTATGGCACGATGGCCACATGCACGGTTATCATCATCGACATCAAGCAAGACCGCCGCCGCCAAAACCACCACCGCCAAGACCACCACCGGCAAAACCACCACCGCCAAGACCACCTCCGCCAAGACCACCTCCGCCAAAACCACCACCGCCAAGACCACCTCCGCCAAAACTGCCACCGCGACCACCATCACTCCCTAAACCCTAAACCACCACCGCCAAGACCACCTCCGCCAAAACTACCACCGCGACCACCATCACTCTGCCAGATCGGAGTGACTGGGGTCGACGGAGCAGGAGTCGAATCACCGGTCCCCTACATGTTTGAGAGAAGATTCTAACGGTAAATATGATATGATAGTGTTGAATGAACGAGAACTAGTTTGTCAGTAGTTAGGCACATGTACTAACCGGACTATCACTGCCTAGTGCCAACCATTCATCGAACGTGGCCACGTGTCGGGGTTCTCCCGCAGGTGGTGGTGGGGGTCCCATTTCTGGTGGATCCGTGCGGTTACTCCAAGATGCCAACATAGCCTGGATGTTAGTTAAACAAGCAAACTAGAAGGTCAGAAGGAATGAAAGTGCAAAATTTTAGCTTGGTTTTAAGAGGACAAAACTAACCGTCATCATCTGACGGTTGTAATCATCGTTTGCCTTCACTCGTTTAAAGTACTCCCGCACCTCGAGATTCCTATGCTCGACAAACTCCTTATATGCCTACATAATTTAGGTTGTTTCTAAGTGAGCAATGCTGAAAATAAACTGAGAATGTTAAGAGAGAAAGAAGATAAAGGGGAAGTACTTACAGCATGCTGGCGGGCTAAGGGAGTCTTTGAATGCCCCGTACTCTCTAACTAGCTCGGGTTGGTAGCCCGAAGCCGTGTGTACAAGATCGAAGGAGTGATCAAGCCATCGAAACACGGATACCGGCCATGTGACTTCCCCTGGATGGCCACCACCGCCGTGTCGTCGATCTGAGACTGGGCGACCTCAGGAACAGGAACATCCGGGTGCAAGTTCTGATAGTTCTGAGTGTAAGACTCCAGGTGCTCCTCGGTCTTGCCATAGTACTGGCTCTCGCCGTCCTTGCGATCACTCCGCTCGTGGGCCAGCTTCCACGACTCAATGTCTGAGAGCGGCCTCTTCAACTTGTCCTCCTGCAACGTCAAACAGAAGTTAGCCATACATAAGAACATGAcggtaaagaagaacaaaaatGCATCATGCATATAGATATACCTTCATGGCCTTGAAGCCCCAGTGGTTGCTGTTTCCTTGGCCGTGTGTCCCGTCTTTTCCACGGTTAGCCTGGGCCTTGCTGCTCTTGGCAGCAAACTCCGCATCGTCGCCGAGCCACCTATCCACCAAACTCGCCCATCCTTCATGCCTTCCATAGCACCAACGAGGAACAACCTATGCAAATTTTGGAAGCATGACATGTGAGCATGAAACATATAGTTGACTGCTTGAAACAATGAAAAGTCAGTAATAGTTACCTTCATGAACTGCTCCCTGTTCAAGGTAAGTCTTTGCCTCTGCGCTTGAGTTTTGGTCATCTTTTGTTGCAGGTAGATGTGGTAGTACTGCGAGACGGCTACCCAGCGCACCTCGTACTGCAACTGACGATCTTTCTTCTTCGCAGCCGCAAGCAAGACCACGTTGGCTCTGGCCTTGTGCTCGTCAAGAACTCTATAGAGTTGCTGCAATCATGCATAAACCAGAAGCAAACAAGGCATGAGTTGAATGATTCAATGATAAACTATGAACAAAACTGAAGACAAGTGATTCAGAAGAGAACTTACCCAAAATTTGGTGATCACGGCCTTAGCGGCCGTCCCGTACTCCGCGTTGCTGCAAGCCTCGTAGTGGGCCCAGCTCGTGGCCAAAACCCGCAGCTGCGGGTCCCTGTCTGGCCGCGGGCAGAATAGGCCAGGCCAAAACTCCTTCAATAGGACAGTGATAAGGCCGTTCGGTTTACGGCCCTTTCCGCGAACGATCCAGTTACTGCAAAAGGATCAAAGGATTGCCATGTGTACAATAAGAAAATGTTGTCATGTGTTGAAAATATGATTGAGAGGCACTTACTCTGTCCCCGCAGGTTCAATGAGCCACTCGTGCGCCTCGATAGAAGGTGGTGTAGGTACTCCGGCAGTACCACACAGCCATTCCCGCGGAGCACTCGGTGGCAAGTCACCCCACAGCTCGGGGTCAACCTCCCCTCCACcaccctcctcgccctcctcctcaccctcctcctcggcctcctcctcctcggcctcctcctcctcgccctcctcctcctcgccatcaggaacatactcctcctcctcagactcAGAAGGTGCCTCAGTATAGGAGGGCATCGAAGAAGACCCTCCTATTTCGGACACGGCCCAGAGTTTTTTGCCCCGGCTGCCTCTccccccacctcctcctcctctagggTGTCCTCCCCCGACCCCTCCACCTCCCTGTGAGGTGTCATCCTCGCGTAGTCGGTGGGGAACCTTGTGGGCTCGTCCACTCCGAGTAAGTCCTTTGAATTTACCAAGGAAACTGGCGCCGCTGGACTTGCCCATGATTAGCAAACCAGCATAGAGAAGAGAATAAACAATTAGTAAGGATATCAAATAACCAAGCATACAGGAAAAACATTAATAACAGAACAGCACTTTAAGCATACTATTGTAATGATC contains:
- the LOC109785578 gene encoding uncharacterized mitochondrial protein AtMg00820-like, with product MPPRPRRRVAPIPTHTMTTRAQAGKFLPNPKYADNLTATVADTTISPIPRSVRSALQDPCWLSAMQVEYRALMENATWRLVPRPPGVNVVTGKWLFRHKFKADGSLERYKARWVLRGFSQRPGVDFDETFSPVVKAATIRVVLTIAATRN